From a region of the Solanum stenotomum isolate F172 chromosome 2, ASM1918654v1, whole genome shotgun sequence genome:
- the LOC125855326 gene encoding uncharacterized protein LOC125855326 — MASWRKSAGNVRSFVGNLTGGLRGGSNLASWVVAGTLAYFLWVKPSQELKRQQQEKAAASDAYRYVEKRKPIPDPQETGLIYGNKNKAKRAEE, encoded by the exons ATGGCCAGTTGGAGGAAATCGGCAGGTAATGTTAGATCCTTTGTCGGAAACTTAACCGGAGGTTTAAGGGGTGGAAGCAATTTGGCATCTTGGGTTGTCGCCGGTACTTTAGCTTACTTTCTCTGGGTCAAGCCATCTCAGGAACTCAAGAGACAGCAACAG GAAAAGGCGGCTGCATCAGATGCTTATCGTTATGTTGAAAAGCGAAAACCCATTCCTGATCCGCAG GAAACTGGATTGATATACGGTAACAAGAACAAAGCTAAAAGAGCTGAAGAATAG
- the LOC125856126 gene encoding 3-hydroxy-3-methylglutaryl coenzyme A reductase 1-like has product MDLRRRPPKPSHRNHHLLKQPQKSSSAAIRRSPSPAPKASDALPLPLYLTNAIFFTLFFSVAYYLLHRWRDKIRSSTPLHVVTLSELAAILSLIASFIYLLGFFGIDFVQSFIARASHDAWDIEDEDETRFLLNQDRRPAPCLNSSISTSVSRFMDTPTPLPSQDDEDLVKSVVSGDIPSYSLESRLGDCHRAASIRREAVQRLTGRSLAGLPLDGFDYESILGQCCEMPIGYVQIPVGIAGPLLLNGCEYSVPMATTEGCLVASTNRGCKAIYASGGATSVLFRDGMTRAPVVKFPTASRASELLFFLEEPANFDTLAVVFNKSSRFARLQKIQCSLAGRNLYIRFSCGTGDAMGMNMVSKGVQNVLEFLQDEFPDMEVGGISGNFCSDKKPAAVNWIQGRGKSVVCEAMISGEVVEKVLKTSVSALVELNMIKNLTGSAIAGALGGFNAHAANIVSAIFIATGQDPAQNIESSHCITMMEAINDGKDLHISVTMPCIEVGTVGGGTQLASQSACLNLLGVKGACRESPASNSRLLAAIVAGSVLAGELSLMSAIASGQLVKSHMKYNRSIRDMSTVTS; this is encoded by the exons ATGGATCTCCGTCGGAGACCTCCCAAGCCCTCTCACCGGAATCACCATCTTCTAAAACAACCTCAAAAATCTTCTTCCGCCGCCATTCGTCGATCTCCTTCCCCTGCCCCTAAAGCTTCCGATGCTCTTCCTCTCCCTCTCTACCTAACCAACGCCATTTTCTTCACTCTCTTCTTCTCCGTTGCTTATTACCTTCTCCATCGCTGGCGTGATAAGATCCGCAGCTCCACCCCTCTCCACGTCGTCACTCTCTCCGAACTCGCTGCCATTCTCTCTCTCATTGCCTCTTTCATTTACCTCCTCGGTTTTTTTGGCATTGATTTCGTACAGTCATTTATTGCACGTGCATCTCACGACGCCTGGGATATTGAAGACGAAGACGAAACTCGCTTCCTTCTTAACCAAGATCGCCGCCCTGCTCCTTGTCTCAATTCATCCATTTCCACTTCTGTATCTAGATTCATGGATACTCCCACACCTCTTCCCTCTCAAGACGATGAAGACCTTGTCAAATCTGTTGTTTCTGGTGATATTCCTTCTTATTCCCTCGAATCTCGGCTCGGGGATTGTCACCGAGCTGCTTCCATTCGGCGCGAAGCGGTTCAGAGGCTAACGGGTAGGTCTCTAGCTGGTTTGCCTCTTGATGGTTTTGATTACGAGTCCATTTTAGGCCAGTGCTGTGAGATGCCCATAGGGTACGTTCAAATTCCAGTCGGGATTGCTGGACCTTTGTTGCTTAACGGATGTGAATATTCCGTCCCCATGGCAACTACAGAAGGGTGTTTAGTTGCCAGTACTAACAGAGGTTGTAAAGCTATCTATGCCTCTGGCGGAGCTACTAGCGTTCTTTTCAGGGACGGCATGACCAGGGCCCCCGTTGTGAAGTTCCCGACGGCCAGCAGGGCGTCGGAATTACTCTTCTTCTTGGAGGAACCTGCTAATTTTGATACCTTAGCCGTGGTTTTCAACAA ATCGAGCAGATTTGCCAGGCTCCAGAAGATCCAGTGCTCACTTGCAGGGAGAAATCTTTACATCAGGTTCAGCTGTGGCACAGGGGATGCCATGGGAATGAACATGGTATCAAAGGGTGTTCAGAACGTTCTCGAGTTTCTTCAGGATGAGTTCCCAGACATGGAAGTAGGTGGTATATCAG GGAATTTCTGTTCTGATAAGAAGCCTGCTGCTGTGAACTGGATTCAAGGGCGTGGAAAGTCAGTTGTATGTGAAGCAATGATTTCTGGTGAAGTAGTAGAGAAAGTATTGAAAACTTCTGTATCTGCTCTTGTAGAGCTGAACATGATCAAGAATCTTACCGGCTCTGCTATTGCTGGAGCTCTCGGTGGGTTTAATGCCCATGCTGCCAATATCGTCTCTGCCATTTTCATAGCCACTGGGCAGGATCCAGCACAAAATATAGAGAGTTCTCATTGCATTACCATGATGGAGGCTATCAATGATGGGAAGGATCTTCACATATCCGTCACCATGCCGTGCATTGAG GTTGGTACTGTTGGTGGTGGGACTCAACTTGCTTCTCAATCGGCATGCCTGAATCTGCTCGGTGTTAAGGGTGCATGCAGAGAATCCCCTGCATCCAACTCAAGGCTCCTGGCAGCCATAGTGGCCGGTTCTGTATTGGCTGGGGAGCTGTCACTGATGTCTGCCATTGCATCTGGCCAACTTGTTAAAAGCCACATGAAATATAACAGATCAATCAGGGATATGAGCACAGTTACCTCATAA
- the LOC125856753 gene encoding cinnamoyl-CoA reductase 1-like, with the protein MALMAEKSRVCVTGAGGYVASSLVKLLLSKDYIVHGTVRDPSDDKYAHLKNLDKAAENLKLFKADLLDPNSLAGAIKGCNGVFHVACPVPSGSVPNPEVELVEPAVNGTLNVLKACSEENIKRVVFVSSVAAASLDPNWPKGQVKDETCWSDSEYCKATNNWYCFSKTMAEKEAWSYAKKSGLDMVTVLPALVVGPMLQKTTNASSLALIKLLKEGYEELENKKRFLVDVRDVAEALLLVYERPEAEGRYLCAAHTVKSEDLVAMLKKHYPNYNYPKCFTDMTVDTSFSSEKLQKLGWPYRPLEETLVDAVESYKQKGFLD; encoded by the exons ATGGCGTTGATGGCGGAGAAATCCAGAGTGTGTGTAACTGGCGCAGGTGGATACGTGGCTTCATCGCTAGTGAAGCTTCTCCTTTCTAAAGACTACATTGTTCATGGCACCGTCAGAGATCCTT CTGATGACAAGTATGCTCATTTGAAGAACCTTGATAAAGCTGCTGAGAACCTTAAGCTCTTCAAGGCAGACTTGCTAGATCCCAACTCGCTTGCTGGAGCCATCAAAGGATGCAATGGAGTATTTCATGTTGCTTGTCCAGTTCCTTCGGGATCTGTACCAAATCCCGAG GTAGAACTTGTTGAGCCTGCAGTGAACGGCACACTTAATGTTCTGAAGGCATGCTCTGAAGAAAACATCAAGAGGGTTGTGTTTGTGTCTTCTGTTGCTGCTGCTTCCTTGGACCCCAACTGGCCGAAGGGCCAAGTGAAGGACGAGACTTGTTGGTCGGACAGTGAATACTGCAAAGCAACTAAT AACTGGTACTGTTTTTCTAAAACGATGGCTGAGAAAGAAGCTTGGTCATATGCAAAGAAAAGTGGACTTGATATGGTAACTGTGCTCCCAGCACTTGTTGTAGGGCCAATGTTACAGAAGACAACAAATGCCAGTAGCTTGGCTCTCATTAAGCTGCTGAAAG AAGGATACGAAGAGCTGGAAAACAAGAAACGGTTTTTGGTAGACGTACGTGATGTAGCTGAAGCCTTACTGCTAGTGTATGAGAGACCTGAAGCTGAAGGTAGATACTTGTGCGCAGCTCATACTGTGAAATCAGAAGATTTAGTTGCCATGCTGAAGAAACACTATCCCAACTACAACTATCCTAAATG TTTTACCGATATGACGGTGGATACAAGTTTTAGTTCAGAGAAGCTGCAGAAGTTGGGTTGGCCATATAGGCCACTGGAGGAAACTCTAGTTGATGCAGTTGAAAGTTACAAACAAAAGGGCTTTCTGGATTGA
- the LOC125854723 gene encoding uncharacterized protein LOC125854723 isoform X2 codes for MAYQQQPPAQGSGSSAAGSGVPFFNSPFGDTTFTKVFVGGLAWETQSDTLRRFFEQFGEILEAVVITDKNTGRSKGYGFVTFRDPESTRRACADPAPIIDGRRANCNLASLGRPRPSVQFGRLRSSTPFPAGLPAARGAYSGGFGYQQPVSYGYQQGLMYSPYGYATYGADYVYPQGYAVPGHQILQFGGPGVNAMTASSIPTIQAPYQTGVGAPVTPQTQFILPTHSPQFMQGSGSDQNAG; via the exons ATGGCGTATCAACAGCAGCCACCAGCTCAGGGTTCAGGTTCCTCTGCTGCTGGTAGTGGGGTTCCATTCTTTAATTCTCCTTTTGGGGACACAACCTTCACTAAGGTCTTTGTTGGAGGTCTTGCTTGGGAAACTCAGAGTGACACCCTCAGACGATTCTTTGAGCAGTTTGGTGAAATCCTCGAGGCTGTTGTCATCACTGATAAAAATACTGGCCGATCCAAAGGCTATGGCTTT GTGACTTTCCGGGACCCTGAGTCTACAAGGAGGGCATGTGCTGATCCTGCTCCAATTATCGATGGGAGACGGGCAAATTGTAATTTGGCTTCGTTAGGGCGACCTCGGCCTTCTGTGCAATTTG GACGTCTGAGGTCATCGACTCCATTTCCAGCAGGGCTACCCGCTGCTCGGGGTGCTTATTCTGGAGGTTTTGGCTACCAGCAACCGGTTTCTTATGGCTACCAACAAGGCTTGATGTATTCTCCTTATGG GTATGCGACATATGGTGCGGATTACGTTTACCCTCAG GGTTATGCAGTGCCAGGACATCAGATTCTTCAGTTTGGTGGGCCCGGTGTCAATGCAATGACAGCTTCATCCATTCCAACTATTCAAGCACCATACCAAACAG gtgTCGGAGCGCCTGTTACACCACAGACACAGTTTATACTACCTACTCATTCTCCTCAATTTATGCAAGGTAGCGGTTCTGACCAAAATGCAGGGTGA
- the LOC125854723 gene encoding uncharacterized protein LOC125854723 isoform X1, whose translation MAYQQQPPAQGSGSSAAGSGVPFFNSPFGDTTFTKVFVGGLAWETQSDTLRRFFEQFGEILEAVVITDKNTGRSKGYGFVTFRDPESTRRACADPAPIIDGRRANCNLASLGRPRPSVQFGRLRSSTPFPAGLPAARGAYSGGFGYQQPVSYGYQQGLMYSPYGYATYGADYVYPQGVYNPYGGQQYLPIYGVPGTVNATMYPYGQLSQTVPGSHSYTTLQGYAVPGHQILQFGGPGVNAMTASSIPTIQAPYQTGVGAPVTPQTQFILPTHSPQFMQGSGSDQNAG comes from the exons ATGGCGTATCAACAGCAGCCACCAGCTCAGGGTTCAGGTTCCTCTGCTGCTGGTAGTGGGGTTCCATTCTTTAATTCTCCTTTTGGGGACACAACCTTCACTAAGGTCTTTGTTGGAGGTCTTGCTTGGGAAACTCAGAGTGACACCCTCAGACGATTCTTTGAGCAGTTTGGTGAAATCCTCGAGGCTGTTGTCATCACTGATAAAAATACTGGCCGATCCAAAGGCTATGGCTTT GTGACTTTCCGGGACCCTGAGTCTACAAGGAGGGCATGTGCTGATCCTGCTCCAATTATCGATGGGAGACGGGCAAATTGTAATTTGGCTTCGTTAGGGCGACCTCGGCCTTCTGTGCAATTTG GACGTCTGAGGTCATCGACTCCATTTCCAGCAGGGCTACCCGCTGCTCGGGGTGCTTATTCTGGAGGTTTTGGCTACCAGCAACCGGTTTCTTATGGCTACCAACAAGGCTTGATGTATTCTCCTTATGG GTATGCGACATATGGTGCGGATTACGTTTACCCTCAG GGTGTTTACAATCCTTATGGAGGTCAACAGTACCTTCCTATATATGGTGTACCTGGAACTGTTAACGCAACAATGTATCCTTACGGCCAGCTAAGTCAGACTGTTCCTGGAAGTCACAGTTATACGACATTGCAGGGTTATGCAGTGCCAGGACATCAGATTCTTCAGTTTGGTGGGCCCGGTGTCAATGCAATGACAGCTTCATCCATTCCAACTATTCAAGCACCATACCAAACAG gtgTCGGAGCGCCTGTTACACCACAGACACAGTTTATACTACCTACTCATTCTCCTCAATTTATGCAAGGTAGCGGTTCTGACCAAAATGCAGGGTGA
- the LOC125855604 gene encoding SWI/SNF complex subunit SWI3B, with translation MPESGEIKSPAAKSDPQTTSPPPSQTPSQPQTQPQQPQAAALPLKRPQQLESSPNPTTPSVTDPKDVTPITISSRITEPDFIYIPSYSRWFSWNSIHECEVRFLPEFFDGRSPSKNPKTYKYYRNTIIRRFRDNPTKKITFTEARKTIVGDVGSIRRVFDFSETWGLINYTANSSKSLIKWEEKESKSTSASAPQNADANGTSTDFTLPKKRICNLCKTVCRIACFASDKYDLTLCARCYVSNDNRVGVNNSELRRVEISEEVKTDWTDKETLHLLEALMHYGDDWKKVAEHVGGRSTKECVARFVKLPFGEQFMGPPESAEVDSESMSETMYLQSKRRRLTPFADTSNPIIAQAAFLSALAGKEVAELAAHAAVTALSEIDEGITTGSLASLLCGAERQESDGKDKLERPLVEAMAQFEKEALDVERAVSDVAIETKEIEDSIAHFEERDLQMEKEWQQLIQLKNLIFIDQLTLLVNKSGAPKAGETIREEVIDVKTE, from the exons ATGCCGGAATCCGGCGAAATCAAGTCACCGGCGGCTAAATCTGACCCTCAAACTACCTCTCCGCCACCGTCTCAAACACCATCGCAACCACAGACACAGCCGCAGCAACCTCAAGCGGCAGCTTTGCCACTAAAGCGTCCCCAACAACTGGAATCGTCCCCAAACCCAACCACCCCTTCAGTCACCGATCCCAAAGACGTCACTCCCATCACTATCTCCTCCCGAATTACTGAACCTGATTTCATATATATTCCCAGTTATTCCC GTTGGTTTTCATGGAATAGCATTCATGAATGTGAGGTTCGCTTTCTTCCTGAATTCTTTGATGGAAGGTCGCCTTCTAAGAACCCTAAGACATACAAATACTATAGGAATACTATTATTCGTAGATTCAGAGATAACCCCACTAAAAAGATAACCTTTACTGAGGCTCGCAAGACCATTGTTGGAGACGTGGGCTCAATTCGTAGGGTTTTCGATTTCTCAGAGACATGGGGTTTGATTAATTACACTGCTAACTCTTCCAAGTCTCTGATCAAGTGGGAAGAAAAAGAGTCTAAGTCAACGTCTGCCTCAGCTCCGCAAAATGCCGACGCTAATGGAACGTCCACTGATTTTACTCTCCCCAAGAAAAGAATCTGCAATCTCTGCAAAACAGTTTGCAGGATTGCTTGTTTCGCTTCTGATAAG TATGATTTGACTCTTTGTGCAAGATGCTATGTTAGTAATGATAATAGAGTCGGCGTGAATAATTCAGAGCTTCGGCGAGTTGAGATTAGTGAGGAAGTTAAGACAGATTGGACTGACAAAGAGACTTTGCACCTTTTAGAAGCTCTTATGCATTATGGCGATGATTGGAAGAAGGTTGCTGAGCATGTTGGTGGCAGAAGCACAAAGGAATGTGTGGCTAGATTTGTAAAGCTTCCTTTCGGTGAGCAGTTTATGGGCCCTCCTGAATCTGCAGAAGTGGATAGTGAATCCATGTCTGAAACTATGTATCTTCAGTCCAAGAGAAGGCGCCTCACACCCTTTGCTGATACAAGCAACCCAATTATAGCTCAG GCTGCTTTCCTCTCTGCTCTTGCAGGAAAAGAGGTTGCAGAATTAGCAGCACATGCTGCTGTTACAGCTTTGTCTGAGATTGATGAAGGAATAACAACAGGGAGTCTAGCATCTCTACTCTGTGGTGCGGAGCGGCAAG AATCGGATGGAAAGGATAAACTCGAAAGACCTCTTGTTGAAGCCATGGCTCAGTTTGAGAAGGAGGCACTGGACGTGGAGAGAGCCGTCTCTGATGTGGCAATTGAG ACAAAGGAAATTGAGGACAGCATTGCTCATTTTGAGGAACGTGATTTACAGATGGAAAAGGAGTGGCAACAGCTGATACAACTTAAGAACCTGATCTTCATTGATCAACTTACTTTACTAGTAAATAAATCTGGTGCTCCAAAAGCTGGAGAAACCATTAGGGAGGAGGTGATAGATGTTAAGACAGAATGA
- the LOC125854580 gene encoding AT-hook motif nuclear-localized protein 3 produces the protein MSTSASEDSSRKWILSNPVIDNPIYDFFEEPIPHSLPIFDTEDHTYTYLVDASILTKSMFSRLPNAEFSQNDHNTETTPTKLDLDAEGANVELSQNDKLDLNAATDPPLPEGSAELSQNDKSQSPSKKDLDAVAAPPLPKGSTAANDGLSKSEIPSKKDLDAGANADLSQTDKSESSIKNKNLTAAPLEQVIHRVATQHVIVVETGEDVAEKIISLAKDGPKSVNILSATGKIAKVIITRRQAEIETHEGLYNIVSLSGSFKSDELGVTGGLYISLATDYGISFKGRVAGALTAASPVEVTIRIVTSEES, from the exons ATGTCCACATCAGCATCTGAGGATTCGAGTAGGAAATGGATACTTTCGAACCCGGTGATTGATAATCCGATTTATGACTTCTTCGAGGAGCCAATTCCTCATTCCTTACCGATTTTCGACACTGAGGATCACACCTATACCTATCTTGTTGATGCATCAATTCTAACCAAATCAATGTTTTCTAGATTGCCCAATGCTGAGTTTTCACAGAATGATCACAACACAGAAACTACTCCAACTAAACTGGACTTAGATGCTGAGGGTGCCAATGTTGAGTTGTCACAAAATGATAAACTCGACCTAAATGCTGCTACTGATCCCCCACTGCCAGAGGGTTCTGCTGAATTGTCACAGAATGACAAGAGCCAAAGTCCAAGCAAAAAGGACCTAGATGCTGTTGCTGCTCCCCCACTGCCAAAGGGTTCTACCGCTGCCAATGATGGGTTGTCCAAGAGCGAAATTCCAAGCAAAAAAGACCTAGATGCTGGTGCCAATGCCGACTTGTCACAGACTGACAAGAGCGAAAGttcaataaaaaacaaaaatctaacTGCTGCTCCACTTGAACAAGTCATTCATCGTGTGGCTACCCAACATGTTATCGTTGTGGAAACTGGAGAG gATGTAGCTGAAAAAATCATTTCCCTTGCTAAGGATGGACCAAAGTCTGTTAACATACTGTCTGCAACCGGCAAAATAGCCAAAGTGATAATTACTAGAAGACAAGCAGAGATTGAAACACATGAG GGACTTTATAATATAGTGTCTCTATCTGGTTCCTTCAAGTCCGATGAGCTTGGCGTGACAGGTGGATTATACATATCTTTAGCAACAGATTATGGAATATCCTTTAAAGGTCGTGTGGCGGGTGCACTAACTGCTGCATCACCAGTTGAG gtTACTATTAGGATTGTTACTTCAGAGGAATCCtag
- the LOC125856470 gene encoding uncharacterized protein LOC125856470: MHLSENEGIEKYSFVVTGGLGFIGAALCLELVRRGARLVKAFDLRTHSPWSSQLTQYGVHLIQGDITDKQQVQKALQGSDCVFHLASYGMSGKEMLQYSRVDEVNINGTCHIIDACLDHQIKRLVYVSTPNVVYGGKEIVNGNENLPYFPIDDHVDPYGRSKSIAEQLVLKSNGRPFTKKNGKCLYTCAIRPAAIYGPGEERHLPRIITLTKLGLFPFKIGSPNVKSDWVYVDNLVLALLLASMGLLDDIPGREGLPIAAGQPYFISDGSPINSFEFLRPLLKSLDYDLPKTSLAVSHALLLGKIFWAFYSFLYPWLNSRWLPQPLILPAEVYKVGVTHYFSFLKAKEELGYVPMVSSKEGMAATIAYWQERKRRSLDGPTIWAWLFCVIGMSALFAAAYLPDYGPIPFIRAVHLFFFRSMLALKVIFVLAAAAHVGEAIYAWNVAKTIDPANARGWFWQTFALGIFSLRLLLKRAKK; this comes from the exons ATGCATCTGAGCGAAAACGAAGGGATAGAGAAGTACAGTTTCGTGGTTACAGGTGGACTCGGTTTTATAGGCGCCGCACTTTGTCTTGAACTCGTCAGAAGGGGTGCTCGTCTTGTTAAAGCATTTGATCTTAGAACCCATTCTCCTTGGtcatctcaactcactcaaTATGGGGTTCACCTCATCCAGG GGGATATAACAGACAAACAACAAGTCCAGAAAGCACTACAAGGGTCAGATTGTGTTTTCCATCTTGCTTCTTATGGCATGTCGGGGAAAGAAATGCTTCAATATAGTCGTGTTGATGAGGTCAATATTAATGGAACCTGCCACATTATTGATGCTTGCCTTGACCATCAGATTAAGAGGCTTGTTTATGTCAGCACACCTAATGTTGTTTATGGTGGTAAGGAAATTGTTAATGGCAATGAGAACCTACCTTATTTTCCAATAGATGACCATGTTGATCCATATGGACGAAGCAAATCAATTGCTGAACAATTGGTCCTAAAGAGTAACGGTCGTCCCTTCAC TAAGAAGAATGGCAAATGCCTTTACACCTGTGCAATTCGTCCAGCTGCTATATATGGTCCAGGTGAAGAAAGGCACCTGCCGAGGATCATAACTCTTACAAAGCTAGGTCTGTTTCCCTTTAAAATCGGTTCACCAAATGTAAAATCAGATTGGGTGTACGTCGACAATCTTGTATTGGCACTTTTATTGGCTAGCATGGGACTTTTGGATGACATCCCTGGCAGAGAAGGGCTTCCAATTGCTGCTGGTCAACCTTATTTTATATCAGATG GTTCTCCCATCAACAGTTTCGAGTTCCTTCGCCCTTTACTGAAAAGCCTGGATTATGATCTACCAAAGACATCACTAGCTGTCTCTCATGCTCTTCTTCTGGGAAAAATTTTCTGGGCTTTCTACTCCTTTCTGTATCCTTGGTTGAATAGTAGGTGGCTTCCTCAACCTCTGATCCTTCCTGCTGAAGTCTACAAG GTTGGTGTCACTCATTACTTTTCTTTCCTAAAAGCAAAAGAGGAACTTGGTTACGTCCCAATGGTGAGTTCTAAGGAGGGCATGGCTGCAACTATTGCATATTGGCAAGAAAGAAAACGGAGGAGTTTGGACGGACCTACAATATGGGCATGGCTGTTTTGTGTGATTGGAATGTCGGCATTGTTTGCTGCTGCGTATCTGCCTGATTATGGACCCATTCCCTTTATTAGAGCAGTTCACCTCTTCTTCTTTCGCTCTATGTTGGCAttgaaagttatttttgttctaGCAGCTGCTGCACACGTAGGTGAAGCTATATATGCATGGAATGTTGCAAAAACAATAGATCCTGCAAATGCAAGAGGGTGGTTTTGGCAGACATTTGCTTTGGGGATATTTTCCCTACGATTACTTCTGAAGAGAGCTAAAAAGTAG
- the LOC125856379 gene encoding heavy metal-associated isoprenylated plant protein 30-like, producing the protein MNMETVELKVEMVGIHEKRVRKCLSKLKGIDKVEVEGKSEKVVVMGYAHKNRILKAIRRSGLKADFWSPQNELLQAYAASYSSNFTFNKFSFFN; encoded by the exons ATGAACATGGAG ACAGTTGAATTGAAGGTAGAGATGGTTGGAATACATGAGAAAAGAGTGAGGAAATGTCTCTCTAAATTAAAAG GAATAGATAAAGTAGAAGTGGAAGGGAAGAGTGAGAAAGTGGTTGTGATGGGGTATGCACACAAAAACAGAATACTTAAAGCAATAAGGAGAAGTGGTCTTAAAGCTGATTTTTGGTCACCTCAAAATGAACTTCTTCAAGCTTACGCTGCTTCTTACTCTTCTAATTTCACTTTTAACAAATTCTCcttctttaattaa